The Epinephelus lanceolatus isolate andai-2023 chromosome 8, ASM4190304v1, whole genome shotgun sequence genome includes a window with the following:
- the LOC117258243 gene encoding rho-related GTP-binding protein RhoA-C-like, producing the protein MAAIRKKLVIVGDGACGKTCLLIVFSKDQFPEVYVPTVFENYVADIEVDGKQVELALWDTAGQEDYDRLRPLSYPDTDVILMCFSVDSPDSLENIPEKWTPEVKHFCPNVPIILVGNKKDLRNDEHTRRELAKMKQEPVKYEDGKEMANRISAYGYQECSAKTKDGVREVFEMATRAALQAKKRGKKSTCLLL; encoded by the exons ATGGCTGCTATCAGGAAGAAGTTGGTGATAGTTGGGGATGGTGCGTGTGGGAAGACCTGCCTTCTCATCGTCTTTAGTAAGGACCAGTTCCCAGAGGTCTACGTCCCCACTGTGTTTGAGAACTATGTGGCAGACATTGAAGTGGATGGGAAACAG GTAGAGCTAGCACTTTGGGACACAGCAGGTCAGGAAGACTACGACAGACTGAGGCCTCTCTCCTACCCCGACACTGATGTTATTCTCATGTGCTTCTCTGTAGACAGCCCCGACAGTTTAG AGAATATTCCAGAAAAGTGGACACCTGAAGTGAAACACTTCTGTCCAAATGTTCCCATCATCCTGGTGGGCAATAAAAAAGATCTGCGCAACGATGAGCACACCAGACGAGAGCTTGCCAAAATGAAACAG GAACCAGTCAAATATGAAGATGGCAAAGAGATGGCAAACCGCATCAGTGCCTACGGCTACCAGGAGTGTTCTGCCAAAACCAAAGATGGTGTGAGGGAAGTCTTTGAGATGGCAACTAGGGCAGCACTGCAGGCCAAGAAGCGTGGCAAGAAGTCCACCTGCCTTCTGTTATAG